Proteins encoded by one window of Lates calcarifer isolate ASB-BC8 linkage group LG7_1, TLL_Latcal_v3, whole genome shotgun sequence:
- the magl gene encoding MAX gene-associated protein, giving the protein METEALNQGVSRTQLTPDRLSMALSVILTKKTLPGQVLKVASCPKPKSGGPECAEEFCRLGCVCVSLHNLNRGPLHCRRPECMFGCACFKRKITKQVTEGESEHQIQPVYSMTNMEHAIQPHPGSHANKLWSRTIHDVDPEPLFAPKSPAKALKCSSVIRPTQLMREEDKDPVYRYLESMMTCARVREFNSKPPPEVTLEPKILDTSTANSITKVQRATTEDLPRFSHRTVKPLKNAAKICQESTANETGARKQIQIQSLCQWEKDQKMVLDALCRRMNQNRMSQCFCIGPYRIRPVAKIFMQKPSGSTVTYRVHISKPSQSSDNEDDEFDDSDEEKIANKNFDGNMDTQDEDGHTEELDMQFGVTPFLSGVLPAGRLRARTKPVGCQAYGLIQVNGKSYNQARLLLGNMGSLHPANRLAAYVTGRLHALADSQKPDPAQKNNTPGTLHIKAAGTVVPQIITARRTTDLKTSAQPPVQLQPDSWRKGSFTLPQHSQSILKPAQSFVSSQVSSVCPFQNSSTSSPVSLTVSPSLKTPSFLGQSGTYSFRICPPTNQGTRDQNLPGVALPGGFTLIQLPKPRADGAAQRSETVNTTKMAGVDKAPPQRDALINFSQLAADLDTNCLSVDLLSTKSVKPGPSPELICEEKMPSG; this is encoded by the exons ATGGAGACTGAAGCCCTGAACCAGGGTGTGAGCAGAACACAGCTGACTCCTGACAGGCTGTCAATGGCTCTGTCTGTAATCCTGACGAAAAAG ACATTGCCTGGTCAGGTCTTGAAAGTAGCCTCGTGTCCAAAGCCTAAATCTGGGGGACCTGAATGTGCTGAGGAGTTCTGCAGactaggctgtgtgtgtgtcagtctccACAACCTGAACAGAGGTCCTCTCCACTGCAGACGGCCTGAATGTATGTTTGGCTGTGCCTGCTTCAAACGCAAGATCACTAAGCAGGTTACTGAGGGGGAGAGTGAACATCAGATCCAGCCTGTTTACT CTATGACTAATATGGAACATGCAATCCAACCTCACCCAGGCTCTCATGCTAATAAACTATGGAGCCGCACCATTCATGACGTGGATCCAGAGCCGCTCTTCGCCCCCAAAAGTCCTGCAAAGGCACTAAAATGCAGCAGTGTAATTCGTCCTACGCAACtg ATGCGAGAGGAGGACAAGGACCCAGTGTATAGATACTTGGAGAGCATGATGACATGTGCACGTGTTCGAGAGTTCAACAGCAAGCCTCCTCCTGAAGTTACCTTAGAGCCAAAGATCCTTGACACTTCCACAGCAAACAGCATAACAAAAGTGCAGAGGGCGACCACTGAGGACCTGCCACGATTCTCCCACAGAACTGTGAAGCCTCTTAAGAATGCAG CAAAGATCTGTCAGGAATCCACAGCCAATGAAACAGGAGCAAGGAAGCAAATACAGATCCAGTCACTATGTCAGTGGGAGAAGGACCAGAAAATGGTCCTTGATGCTTTATGTCGACGCATGAATCAGAATAGGatgtctcagtgtttctgcatAGGACCATACCGCATCCGCCCAGTTGCAAAGATCTTCATGCAGAAGCCCAGTGGCTCCACTGTCACCTACAGG GTACACATCAGTAAACCATCACAATCCAGTGATAATGAGGACGATGAGTttgatgacagtgatgaagaAAAGATTGCCAATAAAAACTTTGATGGGAACATGGATACGCAGGATGAAGATGGCCACACTGAAGAGTTAGACATGCAGTTTGGAGTCACACCCTTCCTGAGTGGAGTTTTACCTGCTGGCAGACTGAGAGCCAGGACCAAACCTGTAGGCTGCCAAGCATATGGACTTATACAG GTAAATGGCAAATCCTACAACCAGGCCAGACTGTTGCTGGGCAACATGGGATCACTACATCCAGCTAACCGCCTTGCAGCTTATGTCACAGGCCGACTGCACGCTCTAGCTGACTCTCAGAAACCAGACcctgcacagaaaaacaacactccTGGTACTCTACACATAAAGGCTGCAGGCACAGTAGTTCCTCAAATTATCACTGCAAGGAGAACCACTgatctgaagacatcagcacaACCACCAG TTCAGCTGCAGCCTGATTCCTGGAGAAAAGGATCCTTCACTTTACCGCAGCATTCACAGTCCATCTTAAAGCCCGCCCAGTCATTCGTCTCGAGCCAAGTCAGCTCAGTCTGTCCCTTCCAGAACAGCTCCACGTCCTCGCCTGTCTCTCTCACCGTCTCCCCCTCCCTGAAAACCCCCAGCTTCCTTGGACAGAGTGGAACATATTCATTCAGGATCTGTCCTCCCACCAACCAGGGCACCAGAGACCAGAACCTCCCAGGAGTTGCCTTGCCTGGGGGCTTCACCCTCATTCAGCTCCCAAAGCCTCGAGCCGATGGAGCTGCACAACGATCAGAAACTGTAAACACTACAAAAATGGCTGGTGTCGATAAAGCCCCACCGCAAAGAGATGCTTTAATTAATTTTAGCCAATTAGCAGCTGATTTGGATACAAATTGTCTCAGTGTGGACCTACTAAGCACCAAATCAGTGAAGCCTGGCCCCTCACCTGAGCTGATATGTGAAGAGAAGATGCCTTCAGGATGA
- the LOC108896898 gene encoding uncharacterized protein LOC108896898, whose product MDDFSANLLSLRIFISCIGLSGNIFLILSIIQTKISRVKSFELFLLGLATANLEEILIVNIYDIIILEASSATTGTWLCRSLKFLTVLGEITSILFTVLISIFRYQKLRDASKRVNLPICMDSARSAWMVSGFCVMLSSLLSFPVFVINQEPAVNTTGNKSRCPPDFFQCSDNYCPTFNRFYKYVFIVMCNLVPLAIVTVTSCLIIMVLLSQRKTVTPVVSVSRSNHFSKKSKGPRLQRSTIAILAAMGLFQVDWTLYLIFQLTFSPTDFPFWAEMEFFISTSYTSISPYVYGIGNNLFSLKNLMKR is encoded by the coding sequence ATGGATGATTTTTCTGCCAACCTCCTGAGCTTAAGAATTTTCATTTCTTGCATAGGACTAAGTGGTAATATATTTCTCATACTTTCCATCATTCAGACTAAGATCTCCAGAGTGAAGTCCTTTGAGTTGTTTCTTCTGGGACTGGCTACAGCCAACTTGGAGGAAATTCTCATCGTGAACATCTATGACATTATCATCCTTGAGGCGTCCTCCGCCACCACCGGAACTTGGTTGTGTCGCTCACTCAAGTTCCTGACTGTGCTCGGTGAAATCACCAGCATCCTCTTCACCGTCCTGATCAGCATCTTCCGCTACCAGAAGCTGAGAGATGCAAGTAAGAGGGTCAACCTCCCAATCTGTATGGACAGCGCCAGGTCAGCCTGGATGGTGAGCGGGTTTTGTGTGATGCTCTCCTCGCTCCTCAGTTTCCCCGTTTTTGTCATAAATCAAGAACCTGCAGTCAACACCACAGGGAACAAAAGCAGATGCCCTCCAGACTTCTTTCAGTGTAGTGATAATTACTGTCCAACATTCAACCGCTTCTATAAATACGTGTTCATCGTGATGTGCAACCTGGTGCCCCTGGCCATCGTTACAGTCACCAGCTGTCTTATCATCATGGTGCTGCTGAGCCAGAGGAAGACGGTGACACCAGTGGTAAGTGTGAGCAGGTCAAACCACTTCAGCAAGAAGAGTAAAGGTCCGAGGCTTCAGCGGAGCACGATAGCTATACTGGCTGCCATGGGATTGTTCCAGGTAGACTGGACTCTCTACCTGATCTTTCAGCTGACCTTCAGCCCCACTGACTTTCCTTTTTGGGCTGAAATGGAGTTCTTTATCTCAACTTCCTATACATCCATCAGTCCATATGTGTACGGGATAGGGAATAACCTGTTCTCTCTCAAGAACCTGATGAAGAGGTAA
- the LOC108896924 gene encoding LOW QUALITY PROTEIN: T-box-containing protein TBX6L (The sequence of the model RefSeq protein was modified relative to this genomic sequence to represent the inferred CDS: deleted 1 base in 1 codon) has translation MPATDPELTSMEDPCAVEDEKGSLTNDPSSASPTTTPASAIPFPTTVTNFTGETVIENRAVSMASNDCSSALSSPAEASPAKPAVTSPTTLDGTVETSPATSHIASASDSLKCTVTSIINISESLPLLSALPSTTFGSPDVENDFPAVLTFKGVSVTLENNSVWKQFYSCGTEMILTKQGRRMFPYCRYRLAGLDPECQYSLVLSIVPSDKYRYRWSTSKWEVTGPAEHQAQGLIRAFSHHYSPCKGSEWMGGLVSFYKLKLTNNPQDQEGHIVLHSMHRYIPRLHVIPVPDGVTPTPDQPVIMGPESMTFTFPQTEFMAVTTYQNFRITQLKINHNPFAKGFREDGNNPRLNRVTTVTTEAKPVVKTNTPSSVLKQNESKEGAVDLSKKHHTNSASPSNTKRD, from the exons ATGCCTGCTACAGACCCTGAACTCACATCCATGGAGGACCCCTGTGCAGTTGAGGATGAGAAGGGGAGCTTAACTAACGATCCCTCCTCAGCTTCTCCTACTACCACCCCTGCCTCAGCAATTCCTTTTCCTACCACTGTGACTAATTTCACTGGTGAGACAGTGATCGAGAACAGAGCTGTCTCCATGGCAAGTAATGACTGCAGCTCAGCTCTCTCTTCACCTGCTGAAGCTAGCCCAGCCAAGCCTGCTGTAACATCACCTACTACCTTAGACGGGACTGTTGAAACAAGCCCAGCTACCTCACATATAGCATCAGCGTCAGACTCCTTGAAATGTACAGTGACAAGCATTATCAACATTTCCGAATCACTACCACTGTTGTCTGCTTTGCCATCTACCACATTTGGCAGTCCAGACGTGGAAAATGACTTTCCTGCTGTGCTGACCTTCAAAGGTGTCAGTGTTACTCTGGAGAATAACAGTGTGTGGAAGCAGTTCTACAGCTGTGGAACTGAGATGATTCTTACTAAACAGGGGCGCCGCATGTTCCCTTACTGCCGTTACCGCCTGGCTGGCCTAGATCCTGAGTGCCAATACAGTCTGGTCCTGTCCATAGTTCCATCTGACAAGTACAGGTACCGCTGGAGCACATCCAAATGGGAGGTCACTGGACCAGCGGAACACCAGGCCCAGGGTCTGATCCGAGCCTTTTCCCACCATTACTCACCCTGCAAAGGCTCAGAGTGGATGGGTGGCTTAGTGTCTTTCTACAAACTCAAACTGACCAATAATCCCCAAGACCAGGAGGGTCATATCGTCCTACACTCCATGCATCGCTACATTCCTAGGTTACAC GTGATACCTGTCCCAGATGGGGTCACACCCACACCTGACCAGCCTGTGATTATGGGACCAGAGAGCATGACCTTTACTTTTCCACAAACTGAATTTATGGCTGTGACAACTTATCAGAACTTTCGGATCACTCAGCTGAAAATTAATCATAATCCGTTTGCAAAAGGCTTCAGGGAGGATGGGAATAACCCCCGCCTCAACAGGGTCACTACAGTCACTACAGAGGCCAAACCTGTGGTGAAGACAAACACTCCGTCCTCTGttttgaaacaaaatgaaagcaaagaGGGAGCTGTGGACTTG AGCAAAAAGCATCACACCAACTCTGCTTCTCCCTCAAATACGAAAAGGGACTAG